Proteins from one Salmo salar chromosome ssa29, Ssal_v3.1, whole genome shotgun sequence genomic window:
- the LOC106590605 gene encoding serine-rich adhesin for platelets isoform X1 translates to MLFFTSTSPCCGCSQREVRKAPRAQHVQVERDYFIEPANYPSEEEKVTPLPVKEEEDSKADMLSSTLASALAPHWSVRIRRNKRGVACTDIGVVGTATSEPGQEPQGSGLDVGEGGMFLKLHDSLGTDSVVQQQQQPFLETKNQRVGERGLTLGSQAHERASTLGSSGSTVGGWFEGSTPSHKLDHPTKAPVSNSVSLGVSWGRLDNRGVEGGVVFPVTPTSPFSPNLNVHRGVSQAGRQGDQPSLLSSKLTTSSHLLSLRRLNTIASSTHSETNAPSISSPTNHRDGETSSPHLSPTVNNDRASKTIRAHLSLTSSNDRDRERSKSLPYSDPPTYRTTERSRPLPLPTSNHREADTHRTHLFSTSPNSQNIEGTPRTDLPQTSRVYPNKTFPSKQTLLFSGVERSPRLERSGGTTFHLSSSPPSQYGHLDSLRSQPLPRGSTLRSTSRRQYTSLEDSVSNPSSPLLSPTTTTTINYNNNNHTSSLSSTSSNNNTGPCSTNDITSVNPQSSINNTNNTVQNTHTAPSQLQSPKTAYTPTTIPQPLTLKTSYVPSNPIPYTTIPLSMTTTQDPSTPPLSPLSAPPLGERTFTGSLARSPKKHQYPVEERVTAHRARQESLERQRSEETSRRLSRSHSHQSPADLTSSTAPTRPLRSVGCPAIFTSLRLGSPTWAMSLLSPQTPRTTKLQVWRGDSMHHLSIMPDTTVKEGGRALSERVSDHTSRFTFDHTGTDSTALGPQRKTSAPLSLPDFGSFYNPWFSSLPYSTLKSSRTTLGEFTHTTSPQTPLSPSPSTSPQTPLSPSTSPQCYPFYSHRRTGSRDSSKVVALETDSVINNSKQTSEDDVETLVYRISEIDSSTILDSIRLAQPCFPQHTPDTRVITDIKSNELSRLTSDLSQSSQHSQVIGSPSCQSHQNSNDSGALDTEKVVCKMESFLKSAVVPIQPQSPTKEAEKGQKGRNKMDLVLSRLQQTFRVNCLDDEKREKTPQPPSVSRAGDISDGTDCSESSDQAEEDKKDRWRENDGFLKPSTSFWAGSERTSDMTKENVRREHSQGLKDNKKARNRDQPHVMDLPQFDAYNDKSFTLPRNQPSRREISPTRRQFEAYKEERISRARKKPPQRDFSPIRHQPWDPSHSASLPAYISSSGSPRNTFSIFHFSHEDSKNDNVFHFNHEDSKNNNVLLSPRLHQTKKTTFLCEPGEGGFCSRVGQRGNEGCMASFSSCADLKYGLEAGRSFSVSSVLSSRPSGPGRISTGPRISSVSYLTDPALTFGEEVMTWDDQRVKGDWIKPMWDTHTTTGDSQAVKTTGDSQAVKTTGDSQAVKTTGDSQAVKTTGDSQAVKTTGDSQAVKTTGDSQAVNNWFVISDQNSKNERKTITANFTDPRKSRSKSLPRNVSWGSEVTCPSPTTTSTTTGRMWNPGSLETSHFLWDTERPATTPPSPLWSPASRRISRPTSSSSSSSASPSPTDCRVSQDSLSPRGRLPSRGYVSSLAAFEESDSDSAFDMDSDTTTDDEYCLAGDSGEKETEL, encoded by the exons ATGTTGTTTTTCACCTCTACGTCTCCCTGCTGTGGCTGTTCTcagagagaggtgaggaaagCACCCAGGGCTCAGCATGTGCAG GTGGAGAGAGATTATTTCATAGAACCAGCCAATTACCCTTCAGAGGAAGAGAAAGTGACGCCACTTCCTGTTAAAGAGGAAGAGGACTCCAAGGCAGACATGTTGTCCTCCACGCTGGCGTCAGCTCTCGCCCCGCACTGGAGTGTCCGAATACGCAGGAACAAGCGGGGTGTCGCCTGCACCGACATTGGTGTGGTTGGCACGGCAACCAGCGAGCCCGGACAGGAACCCCAAGGGAGTGGACTGGACGTGGGCGAGGGGGGAATGTTTTTGAAGCTGCACGACTCTCTCGGGACTGACTCTGTagtacaacagcaacaacagccgTTTTTGGAGACCAAGAACCAACGTGTTGGGGAGAGGGGGTTGACCCTTGGATCTCAAGCCCATGAGAGGGCTTCAACTCTGGGTAGCAGCGGAAGCACAGTGGGGGGCTGGTTTGAGGGGAGCACCCCCAGCCACAAACTAGACCACCCAACAAAGGCCCCAGTTTCTAATTCTGTCTCTCTGGGTGTGAGTTGGGGGAGGCTGGACAACAGAGGGGTAGAGGGTGGAGTTGTCTTCCCTGTTACTCccacctctccattctctccaaACCTGAATGTACACAGGGGAGTGTCACAGGCTGGTCGTCAAGGAGACCAGCCGTCACTGCTGAGTTCCAAACTAACAACCAGTAGCCACCTTCTCTCCCTGAGGAGGCTCAACACTATAGCTAGCTCCACCCACTCAGAGACCAACgctccctctatctcctctccaacCAATCACAGGGATGGAGAGACTTCAAGTCCACATCTCTCTCCAACTGTAAACAATGACAGAGCATCAAAGACAATTAGGGCGCACCTTTCCTTAACCTCATCcaatgacagagacagagagaggtccaAGTCCCTCCCCTACTCAGATCCCCCCACTTACAGGACAACAGAGAGGTCAAGGCCCCTCCCCTTACCAACTTCCAATCACAGAgaagcagacacacacaggacacacctaTTTTCAACCTCGCCCAATTCCCAAAACATAGAAGGCACACCCCGTACCGACCTTCCCCAGACTTCCAGGGTGTATCCCAACAAAACCTTCCCCAGTAAGCAGACTCTTTTGTTTAGTGGTGTAGAGAGAAGTCCCCGCTTAGAGAGATCAGGTGGAACCACCTTTCATCTGTCTTCCTCTCCACCATCCCAATATGGCCACCTGGATTCTCTAAGGAGTCAGCCTCTTCCCAGAGGATCCACACTGAGGTCTACTAGCCGGAGACAATACACCAGTCTAGAGGACAGTGTGTCTAATCCTAGTTCCCCCCTCCTCagtcccactaccaccaccactatcaactacaacaacaacaaccacacatcCAGCCTCTCCAGCACTTCTAGCAACAATAACACAGGCCCCTGTAGCACCAATGATATCACTAGTGTTAATCCCCAAAGCAGCATCAATAACACCAATAACACAGTGCAAAACACCCACACCGCCCCATCACAACTGCAGTCCCCTAAAACCGCCTACACCCCTACCACAATCCCCCAACCACTAACACTTAAAACCAGCTACGTCCCCAgtaaccctatcccctacaccacCATACCCCTGAGTATGACCACCACCCAGgacccctctactcctcccctctccccactcAGCGCACCACCTCTTGGGGAGAGGACGTTCACAGGCAGCCTGGCCCGCTCTCCTAAGAAACACCAGTACCCGGTGGAAGAGAGGGTAACAGCACATAGAGCACGGCAGGAGTCTCTGGAGCGACAACGCTCTGAGGAAACCAGTAGGAGGCTGTCAAGGTCTCATTCACATCAGAGCCCAGCTGACCTGACCAGCTCTACGGCCCCAACCAGACCCCTCCGTAGTGTAGGGTGTCCCGCCATCTTCACCTCCCTGAGATTGGGGAGCCCCACCTGGGCAATGTCACTTCTGTCTCCCCAAACCCCCAGGACCACCAAACTACAAGTCTGGAGGGGAGACTCAATGCATCATTTATCCATAATGCCTGATACAACGGTGAAGGAGGGAGGGCGAGCTCTCTCAGAGCGTGTTAGCGACCACACTTCACGGTTCACATTCGACCACACGGGAACAGACTCGACCGCACTAGGACCACAGAGGAAGAcgtctgcccctctctcccttcctgattTTGGGAGCTTTTACAACCCTTGGTTTAGCTCCCTGCCCTACTCCACCCTCAAGTCTTCACGCACAACCCTGGGTGagttcacacacacaacctcaccacaaacccctctctcaccctcaccctctaCCTCACCCCAAACCCCTCTTTCACCCTCTACCTCACCCCAATGCTACCCCTTCTACAGCCATCGCAGGACTGGGTCACGGGACAGTTCAAAGGTTGTTGCCTTGGAAACGGATAGTGTCATCAACAACTCCAAACAGACCAGTGAAGACGATGTTGAGACACTTGTATACCGGATTTCTGAGATCGATTCCTCCACCATATTGGACAGTATTAGACTTGCACAGCCCTGTTTTCCTCAACACACTCCAGACACACGAGTCATCACAGATATCAAGTCAAATGAACTCTCCCGTCTCACCTCTGACCTATCACAATCGTCACAACACAGCCAGGTGATAGGAAGTCCCAGCTGTCAATCACACCAAAACTCCAATGACAGTGGAGCATTAGACACTGAGAAGGTTGTGTGTAAAATGGAAAGTTTCCTTAAGAGTGCAGTGGTCCCAATACAACCTCAGAGCCCAACGAAAGAGGCAGAGAAGGGACAGAAGGGAAGGAACAAAATGGACCTGGTGCTGAGTCGACTCCAGCAGACCTTCAGAGTCAACTGTCTGGATGacgagaagagggagaagacacCCCAGCCTCCCTCTGTCAGCAGAGCAGGTGACATTAGTGATGGCACTGACTGTAGCGAATCTAGCGATCAAGCAGAGGAGGACAAAaaggacagatggagggagaatgATGGCTTTCTCAAACCTTCAACCTCTTTCTGGGCTGGCAGTGAGCGCACATCAGATATGACTAAGGAAAATGTTAGACGTGAACACTCACAGGGTTTAAAAGACAACAAAAAGGCTAGAAACAGAGACCAGCCTCATGTTATGGACCTTCCTCAATTTGATGCTTACAACGATAAAAGCTTCACTCTACCCAGAAACCAACCTTCTCGTCGAGAGATCAGCCCAACCAGGCGACAGTTTGAAGCTTACAAAGAGGAGAGGATCAGTAGAGCCAGAAAGAAACCTCCTCAGAGAGACTTCAGCCCCATTAGGCATCAACCCTGGGACCCCAGCCACTCTGCAAGCCTCCCTGCCTACATATCCTCCTCAGGCAGCCCCAGGAACACTTTCTCCATCTTCCACTTCAGCCATGAGGACTCCAAGAACGACAATGTTTTCCATTTCAACCACGAGGACTCCAAGAACAACAACGTGTTACTCAGCCCCAGGCTTCATCAGACGAAGAAGACTACCTTTCTCTGTGAGCCAGGGGAAGGAGGGTTTTGTTCCAGGGTGGGCCAGCGTGGCAATGAGGGATGTAtggcctccttctcctcctgtgcTGATCTCAAATATGGTCTAGAGGCCGGACGTTCCTTCTCTGTGAGCTCTGTGCTCTCCAGCCGACCTTCTGGTCCTGGACGCATCTCCACCGGCCCCAGGATCAGCAGTGTCAGTTACCTCACTGACCCCGCTCTGACCTTTGGAGAAGAAGTCATGACTTGGGATGACCAAAGGGTCAAAGGTGATTGGATAAAACCaatgtgggacacacacacaaccactggTGACAGCCAAGCTGTAAAAACCACAGGTGACAGCCAAGCTGTAAAAACCACAGGTGACAGCCAAGCTGTAAAAACCACAGGTGACAGCCAAGCTGTAAAAACCACAGGTGACAGCCAAGCTGTAAAAACCACAGGTGACAGCCAAGCTGTAAAAACCACAGGTGACAGCCAAGCTGTAAATAACTGGTTCGTCATTAGTGACCAGAACTCCAAAAATGAGCGTAAAACAATCACAGCTAACTTTACAGATCCACGCAAGTCTAGATCCAAATCCTTACCCAGAAATGTATCCTGGGGTTCAGAGGTCACTTGCCCATCTCcgaccaccacctccaccaccaccggcCGCATGTGGAATCCCGGCAGCCTGGAGACCTCTCACTTCCTGTGGGATACAGAGCGTCCTGCAACCACCCCTCCGTCCCCTCTCTGGTCCCCAGCCTCCAGACGCATATCTCGCCCcaccagctcctcctcctcctcctctgcctccccctcccccacagaCTGCAGGGTGTCACAGGACAGTCTGTCCCCCAGGGGGCGCTTACCCTCCAGGGGCTACGTCTCCAGCCTGGCTGCCTTCGAGGAGTCCGACTCAGACTCAGCCTTTGACATGGACTCTGACACAACCACAGACGATGAATACTGCCTGGCAGGTGACAGTGGCGAGAAGGAAAcagaactgtga
- the LOC106590605 gene encoding serine-rich adhesin for platelets isoform X2, protein MLSSTLASALAPHWSVRIRRNKRGVACTDIGVVGTATSEPGQEPQGSGLDVGEGGMFLKLHDSLGTDSVVQQQQQPFLETKNQRVGERGLTLGSQAHERASTLGSSGSTVGGWFEGSTPSHKLDHPTKAPVSNSVSLGVSWGRLDNRGVEGGVVFPVTPTSPFSPNLNVHRGVSQAGRQGDQPSLLSSKLTTSSHLLSLRRLNTIASSTHSETNAPSISSPTNHRDGETSSPHLSPTVNNDRASKTIRAHLSLTSSNDRDRERSKSLPYSDPPTYRTTERSRPLPLPTSNHREADTHRTHLFSTSPNSQNIEGTPRTDLPQTSRVYPNKTFPSKQTLLFSGVERSPRLERSGGTTFHLSSSPPSQYGHLDSLRSQPLPRGSTLRSTSRRQYTSLEDSVSNPSSPLLSPTTTTTINYNNNNHTSSLSSTSSNNNTGPCSTNDITSVNPQSSINNTNNTVQNTHTAPSQLQSPKTAYTPTTIPQPLTLKTSYVPSNPIPYTTIPLSMTTTQDPSTPPLSPLSAPPLGERTFTGSLARSPKKHQYPVEERVTAHRARQESLERQRSEETSRRLSRSHSHQSPADLTSSTAPTRPLRSVGCPAIFTSLRLGSPTWAMSLLSPQTPRTTKLQVWRGDSMHHLSIMPDTTVKEGGRALSERVSDHTSRFTFDHTGTDSTALGPQRKTSAPLSLPDFGSFYNPWFSSLPYSTLKSSRTTLGEFTHTTSPQTPLSPSPSTSPQTPLSPSTSPQCYPFYSHRRTGSRDSSKVVALETDSVINNSKQTSEDDVETLVYRISEIDSSTILDSIRLAQPCFPQHTPDTRVITDIKSNELSRLTSDLSQSSQHSQVIGSPSCQSHQNSNDSGALDTEKVVCKMESFLKSAVVPIQPQSPTKEAEKGQKGRNKMDLVLSRLQQTFRVNCLDDEKREKTPQPPSVSRAGDISDGTDCSESSDQAEEDKKDRWRENDGFLKPSTSFWAGSERTSDMTKENVRREHSQGLKDNKKARNRDQPHVMDLPQFDAYNDKSFTLPRNQPSRREISPTRRQFEAYKEERISRARKKPPQRDFSPIRHQPWDPSHSASLPAYISSSGSPRNTFSIFHFSHEDSKNDNVFHFNHEDSKNNNVLLSPRLHQTKKTTFLCEPGEGGFCSRVGQRGNEGCMASFSSCADLKYGLEAGRSFSVSSVLSSRPSGPGRISTGPRISSVSYLTDPALTFGEEVMTWDDQRVKGDWIKPMWDTHTTTGDSQAVKTTGDSQAVKTTGDSQAVKTTGDSQAVKTTGDSQAVKTTGDSQAVKTTGDSQAVNNWFVISDQNSKNERKTITANFTDPRKSRSKSLPRNVSWGSEVTCPSPTTTSTTTGRMWNPGSLETSHFLWDTERPATTPPSPLWSPASRRISRPTSSSSSSSASPSPTDCRVSQDSLSPRGRLPSRGYVSSLAAFEESDSDSAFDMDSDTTTDDEYCLAGDSGEKETEL, encoded by the coding sequence ATGTTGTCCTCCACGCTGGCGTCAGCTCTCGCCCCGCACTGGAGTGTCCGAATACGCAGGAACAAGCGGGGTGTCGCCTGCACCGACATTGGTGTGGTTGGCACGGCAACCAGCGAGCCCGGACAGGAACCCCAAGGGAGTGGACTGGACGTGGGCGAGGGGGGAATGTTTTTGAAGCTGCACGACTCTCTCGGGACTGACTCTGTagtacaacagcaacaacagccgTTTTTGGAGACCAAGAACCAACGTGTTGGGGAGAGGGGGTTGACCCTTGGATCTCAAGCCCATGAGAGGGCTTCAACTCTGGGTAGCAGCGGAAGCACAGTGGGGGGCTGGTTTGAGGGGAGCACCCCCAGCCACAAACTAGACCACCCAACAAAGGCCCCAGTTTCTAATTCTGTCTCTCTGGGTGTGAGTTGGGGGAGGCTGGACAACAGAGGGGTAGAGGGTGGAGTTGTCTTCCCTGTTACTCccacctctccattctctccaaACCTGAATGTACACAGGGGAGTGTCACAGGCTGGTCGTCAAGGAGACCAGCCGTCACTGCTGAGTTCCAAACTAACAACCAGTAGCCACCTTCTCTCCCTGAGGAGGCTCAACACTATAGCTAGCTCCACCCACTCAGAGACCAACgctccctctatctcctctccaacCAATCACAGGGATGGAGAGACTTCAAGTCCACATCTCTCTCCAACTGTAAACAATGACAGAGCATCAAAGACAATTAGGGCGCACCTTTCCTTAACCTCATCcaatgacagagacagagagaggtccaAGTCCCTCCCCTACTCAGATCCCCCCACTTACAGGACAACAGAGAGGTCAAGGCCCCTCCCCTTACCAACTTCCAATCACAGAgaagcagacacacacaggacacacctaTTTTCAACCTCGCCCAATTCCCAAAACATAGAAGGCACACCCCGTACCGACCTTCCCCAGACTTCCAGGGTGTATCCCAACAAAACCTTCCCCAGTAAGCAGACTCTTTTGTTTAGTGGTGTAGAGAGAAGTCCCCGCTTAGAGAGATCAGGTGGAACCACCTTTCATCTGTCTTCCTCTCCACCATCCCAATATGGCCACCTGGATTCTCTAAGGAGTCAGCCTCTTCCCAGAGGATCCACACTGAGGTCTACTAGCCGGAGACAATACACCAGTCTAGAGGACAGTGTGTCTAATCCTAGTTCCCCCCTCCTCagtcccactaccaccaccactatcaactacaacaacaacaaccacacatcCAGCCTCTCCAGCACTTCTAGCAACAATAACACAGGCCCCTGTAGCACCAATGATATCACTAGTGTTAATCCCCAAAGCAGCATCAATAACACCAATAACACAGTGCAAAACACCCACACCGCCCCATCACAACTGCAGTCCCCTAAAACCGCCTACACCCCTACCACAATCCCCCAACCACTAACACTTAAAACCAGCTACGTCCCCAgtaaccctatcccctacaccacCATACCCCTGAGTATGACCACCACCCAGgacccctctactcctcccctctccccactcAGCGCACCACCTCTTGGGGAGAGGACGTTCACAGGCAGCCTGGCCCGCTCTCCTAAGAAACACCAGTACCCGGTGGAAGAGAGGGTAACAGCACATAGAGCACGGCAGGAGTCTCTGGAGCGACAACGCTCTGAGGAAACCAGTAGGAGGCTGTCAAGGTCTCATTCACATCAGAGCCCAGCTGACCTGACCAGCTCTACGGCCCCAACCAGACCCCTCCGTAGTGTAGGGTGTCCCGCCATCTTCACCTCCCTGAGATTGGGGAGCCCCACCTGGGCAATGTCACTTCTGTCTCCCCAAACCCCCAGGACCACCAAACTACAAGTCTGGAGGGGAGACTCAATGCATCATTTATCCATAATGCCTGATACAACGGTGAAGGAGGGAGGGCGAGCTCTCTCAGAGCGTGTTAGCGACCACACTTCACGGTTCACATTCGACCACACGGGAACAGACTCGACCGCACTAGGACCACAGAGGAAGAcgtctgcccctctctcccttcctgattTTGGGAGCTTTTACAACCCTTGGTTTAGCTCCCTGCCCTACTCCACCCTCAAGTCTTCACGCACAACCCTGGGTGagttcacacacacaacctcaccacaaacccctctctcaccctcaccctctaCCTCACCCCAAACCCCTCTTTCACCCTCTACCTCACCCCAATGCTACCCCTTCTACAGCCATCGCAGGACTGGGTCACGGGACAGTTCAAAGGTTGTTGCCTTGGAAACGGATAGTGTCATCAACAACTCCAAACAGACCAGTGAAGACGATGTTGAGACACTTGTATACCGGATTTCTGAGATCGATTCCTCCACCATATTGGACAGTATTAGACTTGCACAGCCCTGTTTTCCTCAACACACTCCAGACACACGAGTCATCACAGATATCAAGTCAAATGAACTCTCCCGTCTCACCTCTGACCTATCACAATCGTCACAACACAGCCAGGTGATAGGAAGTCCCAGCTGTCAATCACACCAAAACTCCAATGACAGTGGAGCATTAGACACTGAGAAGGTTGTGTGTAAAATGGAAAGTTTCCTTAAGAGTGCAGTGGTCCCAATACAACCTCAGAGCCCAACGAAAGAGGCAGAGAAGGGACAGAAGGGAAGGAACAAAATGGACCTGGTGCTGAGTCGACTCCAGCAGACCTTCAGAGTCAACTGTCTGGATGacgagaagagggagaagacacCCCAGCCTCCCTCTGTCAGCAGAGCAGGTGACATTAGTGATGGCACTGACTGTAGCGAATCTAGCGATCAAGCAGAGGAGGACAAAaaggacagatggagggagaatgATGGCTTTCTCAAACCTTCAACCTCTTTCTGGGCTGGCAGTGAGCGCACATCAGATATGACTAAGGAAAATGTTAGACGTGAACACTCACAGGGTTTAAAAGACAACAAAAAGGCTAGAAACAGAGACCAGCCTCATGTTATGGACCTTCCTCAATTTGATGCTTACAACGATAAAAGCTTCACTCTACCCAGAAACCAACCTTCTCGTCGAGAGATCAGCCCAACCAGGCGACAGTTTGAAGCTTACAAAGAGGAGAGGATCAGTAGAGCCAGAAAGAAACCTCCTCAGAGAGACTTCAGCCCCATTAGGCATCAACCCTGGGACCCCAGCCACTCTGCAAGCCTCCCTGCCTACATATCCTCCTCAGGCAGCCCCAGGAACACTTTCTCCATCTTCCACTTCAGCCATGAGGACTCCAAGAACGACAATGTTTTCCATTTCAACCACGAGGACTCCAAGAACAACAACGTGTTACTCAGCCCCAGGCTTCATCAGACGAAGAAGACTACCTTTCTCTGTGAGCCAGGGGAAGGAGGGTTTTGTTCCAGGGTGGGCCAGCGTGGCAATGAGGGATGTAtggcctccttctcctcctgtgcTGATCTCAAATATGGTCTAGAGGCCGGACGTTCCTTCTCTGTGAGCTCTGTGCTCTCCAGCCGACCTTCTGGTCCTGGACGCATCTCCACCGGCCCCAGGATCAGCAGTGTCAGTTACCTCACTGACCCCGCTCTGACCTTTGGAGAAGAAGTCATGACTTGGGATGACCAAAGGGTCAAAGGTGATTGGATAAAACCaatgtgggacacacacacaaccactggTGACAGCCAAGCTGTAAAAACCACAGGTGACAGCCAAGCTGTAAAAACCACAGGTGACAGCCAAGCTGTAAAAACCACAGGTGACAGCCAAGCTGTAAAAACCACAGGTGACAGCCAAGCTGTAAAAACCACAGGTGACAGCCAAGCTGTAAAAACCACAGGTGACAGCCAAGCTGTAAATAACTGGTTCGTCATTAGTGACCAGAACTCCAAAAATGAGCGTAAAACAATCACAGCTAACTTTACAGATCCACGCAAGTCTAGATCCAAATCCTTACCCAGAAATGTATCCTGGGGTTCAGAGGTCACTTGCCCATCTCcgaccaccacctccaccaccaccggcCGCATGTGGAATCCCGGCAGCCTGGAGACCTCTCACTTCCTGTGGGATACAGAGCGTCCTGCAACCACCCCTCCGTCCCCTCTCTGGTCCCCAGCCTCCAGACGCATATCTCGCCCcaccagctcctcctcctcctcctctgcctccccctcccccacagaCTGCAGGGTGTCACAGGACAGTCTGTCCCCCAGGGGGCGCTTACCCTCCAGGGGCTACGTCTCCAGCCTGGCTGCCTTCGAGGAGTCCGACTCAGACTCAGCCTTTGACATGGACTCTGACACAACCACAGACGATGAATACTGCCTGGCAGGTGACAGTGGCGAGAAGGAAAcagaactgtga